The following coding sequences lie in one Mycteria americana isolate JAX WOST 10 ecotype Jacksonville Zoo and Gardens chromosome 13, USCA_MyAme_1.0, whole genome shotgun sequence genomic window:
- the SRRD gene encoding SRR1-like protein has protein sequence MAAAAGGWRPAGGRRRGRAGGEAAEDGGGVLRRLREARDDLLSSGFWAASAGAVRAPLGSSAEPPARCVCYGLGRFSGCPAARHQLAFLLLLLEELGVPPGRCSLFDPAFSAQETAALGQLGLQLLPDNEEGKHGVEGSGTLFYMVHCGKALYNNLLWRNWSPGALSKMVIIGNSFKGIEERLLSRILERDYSYIAKVLKGMEEVALPAHPRYLDTFNDTSVHWFPLQKLKELSPEVWDFVEEPTYQDCDDLEIIRKEDRAGRRSPAAVES, from the exons atggcggcggcggcgggcgggtggcggccggcgggcgggcggcggcggggccgggcgggcggggaggcggcggaggaCGGCGGCGGGGTGCTGCGGCGGCTGCGGGAGGCGCG GGACGATCTGCTGAGCTCCGGCTTCTGGGCGGCGAGCGCCG GAGCCGTGCGGGCCCCGCTGGGCAGCagcgcggagccgcccgcccgctgcgTCTGCTACGGCCTGGGCCGGTTCAGCGGCTGCCCGGCCGCCCGGCACCAGCtggccttcctgctgctgctgctggaggagctgggg gtgcCGCCCGGCCGGTGCTCCCTCTTCGACCCCGCGTTCTCCGCCCAGGAGACGGCCgcgctggggcagctggggctgcagctgctcccggACAACGAG GAAGGGAAACACGGCGTCGAGGGATCGGGCACGCTGTTCTACATGGTGCACTGCGGGAAAGCCTTGTACAACAACCTCCTGTGGAGGAACTGGTCCCCAGGGGCACTGTCCAAAATGGTCATCATCGGGAACAGCTTTAAAGGAATTGAGGAAAG ATTGTTGTCAAGAATATTGGAGAGAGATTATTCTTACATAGCAAAG GTCTTGAAAGGGATGGAGGAAGTGGCACTCCCTGCTCATCCTCGTTACCTGGACACCTTTAACGATACTTCCGTCCACTGGTTTCCCTTGCAAAAACTGAAGGAACTCTCCCCTGAGGTCTGGGACTTCGTGGAGGAGCCGACATACCAAGACTGTGACGACTTGGAGATCatcagaaaggaagacagagctgGCCGGCGCAGTCCCGCTGCTGTGGAGTCCTGA
- the HPS4 gene encoding BLOC-3 complex member HPS4 isoform X2, with protein MRRPPGRRSAGGHVPLSWDRRAASRKRRQEAGPLSPVAAGPARGTAPLSARPGAAAGSPAPMARPAAPEPGSAPWWNYFFLYDGSKVKEEGDPTSAGICYFYPSQTLPDQQELLCGQIAGVVHCMTEISGVPPSLIRLRKLKFAVVVDGDYLWVLGCAVELPDVSCRRFLEQLITLFTFYNGPVHRAYMAFSQEELSRQWDRYIEHIQKNTSDLHKIFNSLWNLDKTKVDPLLLLKAALILQTCQRSPHVLAGCILYKGLIVSTQLPPPLTAKVLLQGSESPGQSEPGGEEQREPDSPLPQGVRIIPVFLTEDEVSVLRDFPVEWMTRSSVSPASPRGEKNALCSQAVSESTGVHENQDLNNISVQESSEQASSTAAPEDAVQSGRLANTGPLKGFPEMEASTKNSPTAKLLLSRKASFPLERDTKQLPSPSTLRTAECAQTTGPYVEGFSFPNPYAQEQESQSMGKSLVDSDVEQRSFQSYPATSDSPAISSPAQELSRRNSSEQDEQGTMSQNSVSGESSGAAGGNVWGLDCPAPAVQPELQSRSQLPSVEVQESLPSDPAENTHCPRSGESGWPPQVDSLGAQAGVESGKQCKLVKMSLYVHCIKGLVLSLLAEDHLQEDQSSIEDVYHSSLASLNGLEVHLRETLPKDSSSSAKTTYSFTHYDCVQNVLTGTPPQPCTPAGIPSRKPTSSSWVLHSATQVFPTLTTVHSACRARPSKSC; from the exons atgcgccgcccgcccggccgccgtaGCGCGGGCGGTCACGTGCCGCTGTCATGGGACCGGCGGGCCGCCTCCCGGAAGCGGCGGCAGGAGGCCGGGCCGCTCAGCCCGGTGGCGGCGGGCCCCGCCCGAGGGACAGCCCCTCTCTCGGCCCGtcccggcgcggccgccgggAGCCCGGCACCGatggcccgccccgccgcgccggagCCCGGCTCGGCGCCATG gtggaattactttttcctttatgATGGTTCAAAGGTTAAGGAAGAAGGAGATCCTACAAGTGCTGggatttgttatttttatccttctcag ACTCTCCCCGACCAGCAGGAACTGCTGTGTGGACAGATTGCTGGAGTGGTGCACTGCATGACTGAGATTTCTGGAGTTCCTCCAAGTCTCATTCGCCTGAGGAAGCTCAAGTTTGCAGTTGTAGTGGATGGAGACTATCTGTGG GTTCTGGGCTGTGCTGTTGAGCTCCCTGATGTCAGCTGTAGACGGTTTCTGGAGCAGCTGATCACCCTCTTCACCTTCTACAATGGACCTGTGCACCGTGCGTACATG GCATTTTCTCAGGAGGAGCTGAGCAGGCAGTGGGACAGATATATTGAACATATCCAAAAAAACACCAGTGACCTCCACAAGATTTTCAATTCTCTCTGGAATCTGGACAAAACCAAG GTGGACCCCCTGCTTTTACTGAAAGCAGCTCTCATCTTGCAAACTTGCCAGCGGTCTCCCCATGTCTTGGCAGGCTGCATTCTTTACAAAGGCTT GATTGTGAGCACCCAGCTGCCACCTCCTCTCACTGCCAAAGTTCTCCTCCAAGGCAGTGAGTCTCCAGGCCAG aGTGAGCCTGGAGGTGAGGAGCAGCGGGAGCCTG ATTCTCCATTGCCGCAGGGTGTCCGTATCATCCCCGTGTTCCTAACAGAAGATGAAGTCTCAGTGCTCCGAGACTTTCCAGTGGAGTGGATGACTAG GTCATCCGTGTCCCCAGCAAGCCCTAGAGGAGAGAAGAATGCTCTCTGCTCCCAGGCAGTTTCAGAATCAACAGGAGTTCATGAAAACCAAGACCTGAATAATATCTCTGTGCAGGAGTCCTCTGAGCAAGCTTCAAGCACAGCTGCACCAGAAGATGCTGTGCAATCAGGCAGGCTTGCAAACACGGGTCCTTTGAAGGGCTTCCCTGAAATGGAAGCCAGTACAAAGAATTCTCCAACTGCAAAACTACTGCTCAGTAGAAAAGCATCCTTCCCATTAGAGAGAGACACGAAGCAGCTGCCAAGCCCTTCCACACTCCGTACTGCTGAATGTGCTCAAACTACAGGTCCATATGTGGaaggcttttcctttccaaaccCTTACGCCCAGGAGCAGGAGAGTCAGAGCATGGGAAAATCCCTTGTGGACTCTGATGTTGAGCAGCGCAGTTTCCAAAGTTATCCTGCAACCAGTGACAGTCCAGCTATTTCCTCTCCTGCCCAAGAGTTGAGCAGAAGGAACTCGAGTGAACAAGATGAGCAAGGGACCATGAGCCAAAATAGTGTCTCTGGAGAAAGCAGCGGTGCAGCTGGTGGCAATGTATGGGGTTTGGATTGTCCAGCCCCTGCTGTACAACCAGAGCTCCAAAGCAGGAGTCAGCTGCCATCTGTAGAGGTTCAGGAGAGTCTGCCCAGTGACCCAGCTGAGAACACGCACTGTCCCAGGAGCGGGGAGAGTGGCTGGCCGCCTCAGGTGGACAGTCTGGGAGCCCAGGCTGGTGTGGAGTCAGGCAAACAGTGCAAACTGGTTAAAATGAGCTTGTATGTTCACTGTATTAAGGGGCTTGTGCTCTCCCTGCTGGCTGAAGATCACCTGCAAGAGGACCAGAGCTCCATTGAAGATGTG TACCACAGCAGTCTGGCTTCTCTAAACGGCCTCGAGGTTCACCTGAGGGAGACACTGCCCAAAGACTCCTCTTCCTCAGCCAAGACAACCTACAGCTTCACTCATTATGATTGCGTTCAGAACGTACTCACGG
- the HPS4 gene encoding BLOC-3 complex member HPS4 isoform X3 gives MTEISGVPPSLIRLRKLKFAVVVDGDYLWVLGCAVELPDVSCRRFLEQLITLFTFYNGPVHRAYMAFSQEELSRQWDRYIEHIQKNTSDLHKIFNSLWNLDKTKVDPLLLLKAALILQTCQRSPHVLAGCILYKGLIVSTQLPPPLTAKVLLQGSESPGQSEPGGEEQREPDSPLPQGVRIIPVFLTEDEVSVLRDFPVEWMTRSSVSPASPRGEKNALCSQAVSESTGVHENQDLNNISVQESSEQASSTAAPEDAVQSGRLANTGPLKGFPEMEASTKNSPTAKLLLSRKASFPLERDTKQLPSPSTLRTAECAQTTGPYVEGFSFPNPYAQEQESQSMGKSLVDSDVEQRSFQSYPATSDSPAISSPAQELSRRNSSEQDEQGTMSQNSVSGESSGAAGGNVWGLDCPAPAVQPELQSRSQLPSVEVQESLPSDPAENTHCPRSGESGWPPQVDSLGAQAGVESGKQCKLVKMSLYVHCIKGLVLSLLAEDHLQEDQSSIEDVYHSSLASLNGLEVHLRETLPKDSSSSAKTTYSFTHYDCVQNVLTANLPHTPGPLDRHFLRAATLIHSDFNQLPTASEIIIRNASTAVYACRNPVQETYFQQLGAPLRNSGVPNPHDSAFSLPSKAKQKLLKHGVNLL, from the exons ATGACTGAGATTTCTGGAGTTCCTCCAAGTCTCATTCGCCTGAGGAAGCTCAAGTTTGCAGTTGTAGTGGATGGAGACTATCTGTGG GTTCTGGGCTGTGCTGTTGAGCTCCCTGATGTCAGCTGTAGACGGTTTCTGGAGCAGCTGATCACCCTCTTCACCTTCTACAATGGACCTGTGCACCGTGCGTACATG GCATTTTCTCAGGAGGAGCTGAGCAGGCAGTGGGACAGATATATTGAACATATCCAAAAAAACACCAGTGACCTCCACAAGATTTTCAATTCTCTCTGGAATCTGGACAAAACCAAG GTGGACCCCCTGCTTTTACTGAAAGCAGCTCTCATCTTGCAAACTTGCCAGCGGTCTCCCCATGTCTTGGCAGGCTGCATTCTTTACAAAGGCTT GATTGTGAGCACCCAGCTGCCACCTCCTCTCACTGCCAAAGTTCTCCTCCAAGGCAGTGAGTCTCCAGGCCAG aGTGAGCCTGGAGGTGAGGAGCAGCGGGAGCCTG ATTCTCCATTGCCGCAGGGTGTCCGTATCATCCCCGTGTTCCTAACAGAAGATGAAGTCTCAGTGCTCCGAGACTTTCCAGTGGAGTGGATGACTAG GTCATCCGTGTCCCCAGCAAGCCCTAGAGGAGAGAAGAATGCTCTCTGCTCCCAGGCAGTTTCAGAATCAACAGGAGTTCATGAAAACCAAGACCTGAATAATATCTCTGTGCAGGAGTCCTCTGAGCAAGCTTCAAGCACAGCTGCACCAGAAGATGCTGTGCAATCAGGCAGGCTTGCAAACACGGGTCCTTTGAAGGGCTTCCCTGAAATGGAAGCCAGTACAAAGAATTCTCCAACTGCAAAACTACTGCTCAGTAGAAAAGCATCCTTCCCATTAGAGAGAGACACGAAGCAGCTGCCAAGCCCTTCCACACTCCGTACTGCTGAATGTGCTCAAACTACAGGTCCATATGTGGaaggcttttcctttccaaaccCTTACGCCCAGGAGCAGGAGAGTCAGAGCATGGGAAAATCCCTTGTGGACTCTGATGTTGAGCAGCGCAGTTTCCAAAGTTATCCTGCAACCAGTGACAGTCCAGCTATTTCCTCTCCTGCCCAAGAGTTGAGCAGAAGGAACTCGAGTGAACAAGATGAGCAAGGGACCATGAGCCAAAATAGTGTCTCTGGAGAAAGCAGCGGTGCAGCTGGTGGCAATGTATGGGGTTTGGATTGTCCAGCCCCTGCTGTACAACCAGAGCTCCAAAGCAGGAGTCAGCTGCCATCTGTAGAGGTTCAGGAGAGTCTGCCCAGTGACCCAGCTGAGAACACGCACTGTCCCAGGAGCGGGGAGAGTGGCTGGCCGCCTCAGGTGGACAGTCTGGGAGCCCAGGCTGGTGTGGAGTCAGGCAAACAGTGCAAACTGGTTAAAATGAGCTTGTATGTTCACTGTATTAAGGGGCTTGTGCTCTCCCTGCTGGCTGAAGATCACCTGCAAGAGGACCAGAGCTCCATTGAAGATGTG TACCACAGCAGTCTGGCTTCTCTAAACGGCCTCGAGGTTCACCTGAGGGAGACACTGCCCAAAGACTCCTCTTCCTCAGCCAAGACAACCTACAGCTTCACTCATTATGATTGCGTTCAGAACGTACTCACGG CCAACCTGCCCCATACACCTGGCCCTCTGGATCGGCACTTCCTGAGAGCTGCTACACTGATCCACTCCGACTTCAATCAGCTTCCGACTGCTTCAGAAATTATAATTAG
- the HPS4 gene encoding BLOC-3 complex member HPS4 isoform X1: MRRPPGRRSAGGHVPLSWDRRAASRKRRQEAGPLSPVAAGPARGTAPLSARPGAAAGSPAPMARPAAPEPGSAPWWNYFFLYDGSKVKEEGDPTSAGICYFYPSQTLPDQQELLCGQIAGVVHCMTEISGVPPSLIRLRKLKFAVVVDGDYLWVLGCAVELPDVSCRRFLEQLITLFTFYNGPVHRAYMAFSQEELSRQWDRYIEHIQKNTSDLHKIFNSLWNLDKTKVDPLLLLKAALILQTCQRSPHVLAGCILYKGLIVSTQLPPPLTAKVLLQGSESPGQSEPGGEEQREPDSPLPQGVRIIPVFLTEDEVSVLRDFPVEWMTRSSVSPASPRGEKNALCSQAVSESTGVHENQDLNNISVQESSEQASSTAAPEDAVQSGRLANTGPLKGFPEMEASTKNSPTAKLLLSRKASFPLERDTKQLPSPSTLRTAECAQTTGPYVEGFSFPNPYAQEQESQSMGKSLVDSDVEQRSFQSYPATSDSPAISSPAQELSRRNSSEQDEQGTMSQNSVSGESSGAAGGNVWGLDCPAPAVQPELQSRSQLPSVEVQESLPSDPAENTHCPRSGESGWPPQVDSLGAQAGVESGKQCKLVKMSLYVHCIKGLVLSLLAEDHLQEDQSSIEDVYHSSLASLNGLEVHLRETLPKDSSSSAKTTYSFTHYDCVQNVLTANLPHTPGPLDRHFLRAATLIHSDFNQLPTASEIIIRNASTAVYACRNPVQETYFQQLGAPLRNSGVPNPHDSAFSLPSKAKQKLLKHGVNLL; the protein is encoded by the exons atgcgccgcccgcccggccgccgtaGCGCGGGCGGTCACGTGCCGCTGTCATGGGACCGGCGGGCCGCCTCCCGGAAGCGGCGGCAGGAGGCCGGGCCGCTCAGCCCGGTGGCGGCGGGCCCCGCCCGAGGGACAGCCCCTCTCTCGGCCCGtcccggcgcggccgccgggAGCCCGGCACCGatggcccgccccgccgcgccggagCCCGGCTCGGCGCCATG gtggaattactttttcctttatgATGGTTCAAAGGTTAAGGAAGAAGGAGATCCTACAAGTGCTGggatttgttatttttatccttctcag ACTCTCCCCGACCAGCAGGAACTGCTGTGTGGACAGATTGCTGGAGTGGTGCACTGCATGACTGAGATTTCTGGAGTTCCTCCAAGTCTCATTCGCCTGAGGAAGCTCAAGTTTGCAGTTGTAGTGGATGGAGACTATCTGTGG GTTCTGGGCTGTGCTGTTGAGCTCCCTGATGTCAGCTGTAGACGGTTTCTGGAGCAGCTGATCACCCTCTTCACCTTCTACAATGGACCTGTGCACCGTGCGTACATG GCATTTTCTCAGGAGGAGCTGAGCAGGCAGTGGGACAGATATATTGAACATATCCAAAAAAACACCAGTGACCTCCACAAGATTTTCAATTCTCTCTGGAATCTGGACAAAACCAAG GTGGACCCCCTGCTTTTACTGAAAGCAGCTCTCATCTTGCAAACTTGCCAGCGGTCTCCCCATGTCTTGGCAGGCTGCATTCTTTACAAAGGCTT GATTGTGAGCACCCAGCTGCCACCTCCTCTCACTGCCAAAGTTCTCCTCCAAGGCAGTGAGTCTCCAGGCCAG aGTGAGCCTGGAGGTGAGGAGCAGCGGGAGCCTG ATTCTCCATTGCCGCAGGGTGTCCGTATCATCCCCGTGTTCCTAACAGAAGATGAAGTCTCAGTGCTCCGAGACTTTCCAGTGGAGTGGATGACTAG GTCATCCGTGTCCCCAGCAAGCCCTAGAGGAGAGAAGAATGCTCTCTGCTCCCAGGCAGTTTCAGAATCAACAGGAGTTCATGAAAACCAAGACCTGAATAATATCTCTGTGCAGGAGTCCTCTGAGCAAGCTTCAAGCACAGCTGCACCAGAAGATGCTGTGCAATCAGGCAGGCTTGCAAACACGGGTCCTTTGAAGGGCTTCCCTGAAATGGAAGCCAGTACAAAGAATTCTCCAACTGCAAAACTACTGCTCAGTAGAAAAGCATCCTTCCCATTAGAGAGAGACACGAAGCAGCTGCCAAGCCCTTCCACACTCCGTACTGCTGAATGTGCTCAAACTACAGGTCCATATGTGGaaggcttttcctttccaaaccCTTACGCCCAGGAGCAGGAGAGTCAGAGCATGGGAAAATCCCTTGTGGACTCTGATGTTGAGCAGCGCAGTTTCCAAAGTTATCCTGCAACCAGTGACAGTCCAGCTATTTCCTCTCCTGCCCAAGAGTTGAGCAGAAGGAACTCGAGTGAACAAGATGAGCAAGGGACCATGAGCCAAAATAGTGTCTCTGGAGAAAGCAGCGGTGCAGCTGGTGGCAATGTATGGGGTTTGGATTGTCCAGCCCCTGCTGTACAACCAGAGCTCCAAAGCAGGAGTCAGCTGCCATCTGTAGAGGTTCAGGAGAGTCTGCCCAGTGACCCAGCTGAGAACACGCACTGTCCCAGGAGCGGGGAGAGTGGCTGGCCGCCTCAGGTGGACAGTCTGGGAGCCCAGGCTGGTGTGGAGTCAGGCAAACAGTGCAAACTGGTTAAAATGAGCTTGTATGTTCACTGTATTAAGGGGCTTGTGCTCTCCCTGCTGGCTGAAGATCACCTGCAAGAGGACCAGAGCTCCATTGAAGATGTG TACCACAGCAGTCTGGCTTCTCTAAACGGCCTCGAGGTTCACCTGAGGGAGACACTGCCCAAAGACTCCTCTTCCTCAGCCAAGACAACCTACAGCTTCACTCATTATGATTGCGTTCAGAACGTACTCACGG CCAACCTGCCCCATACACCTGGCCCTCTGGATCGGCACTTCCTGAGAGCTGCTACACTGATCCACTCCGACTTCAATCAGCTTCCGACTGCTTCAGAAATTATAATTAG